A portion of the Candidatus Manganitrophaceae bacterium genome contains these proteins:
- a CDS encoding Ppx/GppA family phosphatase: MAVLAGIDIGTNTFRLLVAEMNDAQSLKEICSAKEITRLGEGFSINKAFLPAAVERSIVALKRFRALLQKHPVDDLIIVGTSAVREAQNREAFLKEVKQQTGFDIQVISGEEEALCTFLGVNLVIQNETEPMLVIDVGGGSTEFIGAEGDAPNFLLSTELGVVHLTEKYLKSDPPTSEELKALRLAIDKVIKPIGYHFPPKGLFAGTAGSITTLAAIDQKMKEYDPEKVNRYPLSLGAIQRIFKELSVMPLEQRRKTLGLEKGREDIILTGSLILIAVMELFGYDPVYVSDYGLREGVLIHLYQKKYDPLS; encoded by the coding sequence ATGGCGGTTTTAGCTGGGATCGATATCGGCACGAACACCTTTCGTCTTCTGGTGGCAGAGATGAACGATGCACAATCGCTGAAGGAGATCTGCTCGGCCAAAGAAATTACACGGCTCGGCGAGGGGTTTTCGATCAACAAGGCCTTTCTTCCCGCCGCCGTCGAGCGATCGATCGTTGCATTAAAGCGCTTTAGAGCGCTTCTCCAAAAACATCCGGTGGACGATTTGATTATCGTCGGTACCAGTGCCGTCCGGGAAGCACAAAACCGAGAGGCTTTCCTGAAAGAAGTAAAACAGCAGACCGGATTCGATATCCAAGTCATCTCGGGAGAGGAAGAAGCCCTCTGTACTTTTCTCGGAGTGAACCTCGTCATTCAAAACGAAACGGAGCCGATGCTCGTCATCGATGTCGGCGGCGGAAGCACCGAGTTCATCGGGGCGGAAGGGGATGCGCCGAACTTCCTCCTCAGCACCGAGCTCGGTGTGGTTCACCTGACCGAGAAGTATTTAAAATCGGACCCGCCGACCTCGGAAGAGTTAAAAGCGTTACGGCTGGCGATTGACAAGGTCATTAAGCCGATCGGTTATCATTTCCCCCCAAAGGGCCTCTTTGCAGGAACGGCGGGGAGCATCACGACCTTGGCGGCGATCGACCAGAAGATGAAGGAGTACGATCCGGAAAAAGTCAATCGCTACCCGCTCTCACTCGGCGCCATCCAGCGCATTTTTAAGGAGCTCTCCGTGATGCCGCTGGAGCAGCGGCGGAAAACACTCGGCCTCGAGAAGGGGCGGGAAGATATTATCCTCACCGGAAGTTTGATTTTAATCGCCGTCATGGAGCTTTTCGGATATGATCCTGTGTATGTCAGTGATTATGGTTTGAGAGAAGGGGTATTGATTCATTTATATCAAAAGAAATATGACCCTCTCTCATAA